GCGAGAGCGGCGAGTCCAGACCCAGCGGCAGCTGCTCCAGGACGTCGAGGATCCCGGCGCGCCGTGCGGCCTCGCGGACCGCGGTGCCGTCGCGCGGCGCGTGCACGGCACCCAGCGCGATGTTGTCGGCCGCGGACAGCTCGAACCGCACGAAGTCCTGGAAGATCACCGAGACCTGCCGCCGCCATGCGGCGACGTCGAACGTGCCGATGTCCGTGCCGTCCGCGGTGATGCGTCCCTCGTCGGGCTCGTGCAGCCGGGTCAGCAGCTTGACGAGAGTCGTCTTGCCCGCGCCGTTCACACCGACGACCGCGGTGCAGAGACCGGCCGGGATGTCGAGGTCGAGACCGTCGAGGACCGGGACCGAACCGGGGTAGGCGAAGTGCACGTCCGCGAACCGGAGCGCGACGGACGGCACGTGGGCAGGCACGGGTGCTCCCGGCCCGGCCTGCTCGGTGGTCGCGCCGACGCGCTCCTCGAACTCCTCGAGCGCCGTCATCGCCTGCATGCCGTACTGCGTCGCTACGTCCGCCTCGGGATAGAAGACGCCGAGCATGAGGGCGGCCACCACGGACTGCACGCCCAGGGCGAGCGACGTGAGGTCGAGGTCGCCGGACGCCGAGGCGCGCCCCAGGTGCACCAGGACCCCGGCCGCGATGACGAGGCCGACCGAGGTGAACACCAGGAACGGCTTGAGGAAGATCAGCCGACGGCGCGCCGTGACCGGCGCGAGCATCCGTCGTGTCGCGTCTTCGTACCGGTCGGCGAACCACTCCGCGAGCCCGAAGACGCGTAGCTCCTTGGCGGCCGCGCTTCCCATCGCCACCTCACGCAGGTACTCCGAGAGACGACGGAAGCCGACGACCTCCGACCACGCAGTCGAGTACTTCCGCAGACCGCCGCGCTGGCCGTAGCGGAACACCAGGGTCGCCGCGACGACCGCGAGGCCCGTCCACCACGAGGACACCACCGTGACGACGACCGCGTAGCCGGTGAGGGCGGTGTACCGGGCGATCAGCGCGAGCAGGCCGGCGCACGCGTCGCCCGGCGTGAGGTCGTCCGAGTCGATCTCACGCGTCGCCTCGCTCAGCGCCTCGAGCGTCGCGTGGTCCTCCATCGGACCGATCCCCGGAGAGCGGAACGCACCCTCCATGATCCGGTCGCGCAGCCGCTCGTCGACCCGCCGCTTCAGGACCACGCCCAGCGCCGCCTGCACGGGAGTCAGCACCTGGAGGCTGCAGAACGCGAGCGCCGCGAGCGCGAAGCCCACCACGAGCTCGTCCCACGCCGCCGAGTCGACGCCGTCCGCCACAGCCGTGGGGACGCGCCCGACCAGCACGCTCGTGGCGACCACGAATGCGACGGGGAGCAGCCCGAGCACGAGGTTGAGCACCGTGAGCCCGGCGAGGAGCGGCAGCCCGGCACCGGGCAGCAGCCGCGCGGCCGCGATGCGCGGCGCCACCGCGGCGGTTCGCCAGCGGCGTATCACCGCACGTCCCCCGGTGCCGCCCCGACGACGTCCCGGGCGCGGTCGAAGGCGTCGAACCCGCCGGTGAGATGGCGGACGTCCGGATGGCCGTCGCGGCGCAGGAGGTCGAGGCACGTGCTCGAGCGTGCGCCGGACTTGCAGTAGAGCACGACGCGCTCGTGCTCGAGCAGCCGTGCCCGGGTCTCGGCCGCCGCGAACCGTCCGCTCGGGACGAGCACGCTGCCGGGAACCGAGCCCAGGGCGTGCTCGAACGGCTCGCGGACGTCGACGACGTGGACGGTGCGGCCCACCTCGCCGCGCGCCACCAGGTCACGGAGCTCCGCGACGCTGATCGCGGCGCCGCCGGGGACGGCCGACGGCAGGGCACACCGCTCCTCGTACGGCCACTCCTGCAAGGTCCGCACGCGCAGCGTGTCCTCCTGGACCGGGATCGCGAAGCTGCGCCACCGCATCGAGAGGGCGTCGAGCGTCAGCAGACGGCCGACGAGCGACTCACCGATGCCGAGCACGAGCTTGACGGCCTCGGTCGCCATCGTGGCGCCGACGACCGCGCAGAGCGCCCCGAGCACTCCGCCCTCGGCACACGACGGGACCAGCCCCGGCGGCGGTGGCTCGCTGTAGAGGTCGCGGTACTGCGGACCGTACCGGGCCCAGAAGATGCTGACCTGACCCTCGAAGCGGAAGACCGAACCCCAGACGTACGGCAGGTCGAGGATGACGCACGCGTCGTTCACGAGGTACCGGGTCGCGAAGTTGTCCGTCCCGTCGATCACCAGGTCGTACCCGCGGAACAGGTCGAGCGCGTTCTCGGGCGACACCCTGGTCCGGTGGGTCAGCACCCGGACGTGCGGGTTGATCCGGCGCAGGCGCTCGGCGGTGACGTCGACCTTGGCGCGGCCGACGTCGTCCGTGCCGAAGAGCACCTGCCGGTGGAGGTTGGAGTGGTCGACCACGTCGTCGTCGACCACCGCGATGGTCCCGACACCGGCGGCGGCGAGGTACGTGAGGACCGGGGCGCCCAGCCCTCCCGCGCCGACCACGAACACCTTCGCGCCTGCCAGCCGCCGTTGACCGTCGAGACCGACCTCGGGCAGGAGAAGGTGCCGGCTGTAGCGCGCCACCTCGTCCGCCGTGAGGTCGTGCCGTGGCTCCACGAGCGGCCCGGGGAGGCTGCCGCCCACGCCTGCCGCGCTCATCCTCCGGCCACCGCGGGGATCACGGTGATCTCGGCGCCGTCGGTCACCGGCGTGTCCAGCCCTCCGGTGACGCGCACGTCGACGGCGTCGACGTAGACGTTGACGAACCGGGACAGCTCCCCGTGCCCCTGGATCACGTCCACGACGGCGGGCTGCGCCTGTGCCGCGTCGGCGAGCACCTCCCGGAGCGTTCCTCCCGTTGCGTGCAGCGTGCGGGCGCCTCCCGCGCGCGCTGCGAGCACCGCGGGCAGGACGATGGTTGCGGTCACGTCGTTCCTCTCGTCGTCGTCTCCCGCCGGGTGGCGGTCGCCGCCACGCCCAGCGCGGCAGCGATGTCATGGAGGTGCGGGTAGGTCTCGTCGGCGCCCGCGTCGCGCAACGCTCGCGCCGCGTCGGGGCCCCCGCGCGCGAGCCCGAGGCACCGCGCGCCGGCCGCGACGGCTGACCGGACACCGTGCGTCGAGTCCTCGACCACGACGCAGCTGTCGGCCGGGACGGCGAGCCGCGCGGCGGCGAGCAGGTAGGGCGCGGGATCGGGCTTTCCTGCCGCCTCGCCCCAGGTGACGGTCGCGGCGACCGAGTCGCGCAGCCCGAGCTCGTCGACGACGCGTGTCAGCCGTCGGCTCGAGGCGCCCGTCACGAGTGCGACGGGGACGCCTGCACCCGCGAGGCCCCGGACGAGATCCGCGCCACCGGGCACGGCGACGACCGGGAGCGACGGCTCCGACTCGGCGACGCGCGCGGCGACGACCCGCGGGTCGACGTCCGGCAGCAGGTGCCGGCTGGTGTGCTCCACGCTGCAGCCGATGACGTGCCGACGTGCCTCGACGCCGGGTCGCGACGACCCGAAGTGCTCGCACACGTCGGCCCACAGCGCGACCACGGCCTCGTCGGTGTCGACGAGGACTCCGTCGACGTCGACGAGTGCGGCCGCGTACCTCATGCGGGCGTGTCCAGCTGTCCCGCGGCGAAGCCGCCGGCGAGGGCGGCGTGCCGGACCGCGCGGGCCATGCGTCCGGGGTCCGGCGCGCGCGCGACCATCGTGTTGACGAGGACCGCGTCCGCGCCGATCTCGAAGGCACGTGAGACGTGTGCGGTGCTGCCGAGCCCGCCCTCGACGACGGTCGGGACGCCGACGGCGTCGATGCAGGAGCGAAGCGCCGCTTCGTCGACGAGACCGCGGTAGCTCGCGACCGGGCTGGCCATGAGGCGGAGCGCGGAGCAGCCCATGCCTTCCAGGACCCGCGCTGTCGCGGGGTCGGGCAGGATGAACGGCAGGAGGCTGAAGCCGTCGTTGAGCAGCTCCTTCGCGGCGACGACCGTGGCGGCCGCGTCCGGCATGTTGGAGTCGTCGCGCACGTCGAGCTTGATGACGTCGAGGCCGAGCGAGTCGCGCAGCCGGCGGGACGTCTCGACCGCGTCGTTCGCGGAGTGCGCGAACGACGTCGTGCCGATCCACGCGAACCGCGCGAGATCGACCTCCCGGTCGAGGTCCGAGAGCAGGAGGCTGCTCCGCGTCCGCTCGAGGTCGTACGTCGTGATGAAGACGTCGGCACCGCTGGCGTCGAGCACGTCACGCACGACCGCGGGGTCGGTGTACTGCTCCACGCCCAGGAGCAGTCGCGAGCGGAACGTCAGCTCTCCGAGCCGCAGCCACGGCTCAGGTCCGAACGGGTCCAGGTCGGCGTCAGGCACGGGCGCTCCTTCTCATCGGGTTCGACAACATGGCGTGCAGGAGCTCCGTCACCTCGGGTCGGTCGGCCACGCCGTCGAGGTGGAAGACGCACACCCCGTCGGACGTCTCGGGCGCCGCGGCGTCGAGCATCCGCCGCAGCTCGTCCACGTCGAGAGCCGCGTCGTCGTCCGCCGAGGCGGCCTGGACCCACGGCACGACCGGGCGCCCCGTGGAGCGCCGGATCTCGTCGTGCAGCTTCCGCACGTGGTGGGCCGGGCGGCCGATCATGGCGCTGTACGACATGGGCATGAGCACGTCGACGCAGGAGGCGAGCGCTTCGAGGTCCTGCCCGCAGGCCCAGCGGCGCGCGCCCGCGTAGTCGTCGGCGAGCCACGGCACGACCTTCACGCCCACGGTCGTGTCCGTGGACGTCGCCCGCACGACGTCCACGGCGTCGCGGACGCGTGCCGTCACCGCCTCGACGGCGTTCCGGCCCAGCTGCTCGCGGTCGACCGGCGTCGGGAGGCCGTCGACGCACCGAGCGCACCAGCAGCCGTGCTCGATGTCGGCGGCGGACGCGTCGGCGGGAACGCGCTCCCACATCACGAAGGTGCGTGCGAAGTCGAGGCACACCAGGTCGGGCTGCAGCACCTCGAGCGCACCGGCCAGCGCGCGTCGGCGTGCGTCCCAGAACTCGTCGGAGCGGGGACATGCCATGTGCAGCCAGCGGTCCACGGCGCGTCGGCCCGCACTGGTCACGGCGTAGGTGTCCGGCATCTGCGCCAGGAGGACGGGATCGAAGAAGAGGGGGAAGTTGAGCGCCACTCCGAGGTCGCCGTCCCGCAGCCACGAGAGCAGCTCCTCGTTCTCCTGTGCGCGGTCGCCGACGACGACCGCGTCCAGGCCGCAGCGGCGCACGACCTCCTCGACGTGATGCGGGGCGACATCCGGGTCGAGGCAGTAGAGCGCTCTCACGAGCCCTCGGGAGTCTCGTCCACGCGCTCGATGAGCCCGGCCAGGTCGTCGTCGCTCGACGTCGCGGGTCCGGCGAGCTGCCCGACGGGACCCTGGGGGCTCCACGAGAGGAGGCGGCGCCCCGCGTAGAACCGACGCCCGTCGACCTGGGTCAGCGGCCGCTCGTGGTAGAGGTGCAGCAAGGGGTCGTCGTACCGGTCGACCGAGCCGACGACGTCGAGCCGGAACACGAAGTCGAGGTCCTCGCCCCCCCAGCCCTCGAATCGCTCGTCGAAGCCGCCGACGCGGTCGAACAGGCCACGGCGGACCCAGACGCAGTGCCCGGGCGGGCGACGCAGCACCGCGCCGCGCAGGACGTCGAGCGGCACCCCCGGGCGGCCGAGGACGACCCGCTCACGTGCCGCGCGGTGCGACGAGGCGGCGTCGAGGCACAACGCGTCCCGGAAGGGCAGGTGCGCCTGCGCGCCGCGCGCACGGAACCGGCCGACGTTGCGCCTGACGAAGCCCCGGTCGACCAGGACGTCGGCGTCGAGGACGCACACGAGCTCGGCACCCGCACCGCGCTGCACGACGCCGACGTTCACGGCCCATGCCTTGTTGAAGTGGCCGCCGGACCGCACGTGCACGTAGTCGTCGGCCGCGTGCTCGAGGACGCCCGCCCAGCGGGGCTCCTCGTCGGCCTCGACCACCACCACGCGGTAGTCGCCGCGGGGCACGTCCTGGTCGTCGAGCGCCCGGAGGCATGCCAGCAGGTTGCGCAGGCGGCCGCGGTCCGCGGTGCGGTCCCGGAAGGGCACCACGATGCAGGCTCGGCCCGCGCCCACAGGTCGGTCGGAGGCCGCGGTGTGCTCGGGCACCAGGTCGTCGACCGTGACGGGCTCGACGTCCGCGTCGTGGCCGTCACCGACGTGCGCGGCCAGTCGGCCCAGGGCGTCGGCAGCGAGCGCGCAGTCGGCCGCGGCGACCCACCGCGGGTCGCCGGAGTCCAGGAGCGACTCCACCGCGTGGCGCAGCGTCCCTGCGGCCCGTGCGTCGTCGGGCCTCCGGCAGAGTGCCTCGAGCGCGTCGCGCGTCTCGGCCGACGCTGCGGCACGCGCTCGGGCGACGACCTCCCGGTGCAGGGCCGACGACATGTCCCAGTAGTCGACCGCCGCTTCCTGCAGGAGAGGGTCTGCGCTGAGGACGACGCTGCTGACGACAGCCGCCGAGCGGTCCGACGTCGGCCAGCAGGCGCGGTCGAGACCGTCGACCTGCCGGCGCTGCAGGGCGTCGAGCTGCTTCACGGGGTCTCCATCGACAAGGTGCCTGGTCAGCGGCGCACCTGGCGAGAGCCCGGGGCGAGCGCGGCTGCGACGGTACACGGGGCGCTCAAACCGGTCAAAGGTGTCGATCGCGGCATGTCGCACCTCCGGAGCAGGGACAGCTCGGTGCATCCCGGCGCTGGTGCCGGTCCCCGTAGCCGGTCTGGCGAACCGGTCCGGATGTCGCTATCGTCCCGTTCCGCCCACGACCCCGGGCTCGCCTGCTGGCACGCCGCCCTCCGTCGTGGGAGCGCGTGCACTCGTGCTCCGGTGTCCGGCTCGGGTCGTCGACGTCGCCCTCCGTCCGGCGCGGCCGTCCGACAGACCCACCCGACGACCCCGGAGAAAGAAGGCGTCATGCTCAGCACGCGAACGACGGGCTCAGAGGTCGTCGACGTCACTCCGTCGCCGCCCGCCGTCGCACGCTCGTCCGGCGAGCACACGGCGGCGTCAGGGCGGGCCGGGGCGCGACGGGTCGCGGTGGTCGGGTTGGGCTACGTCGGCCTGCCGCTCGTGGTCGACCTCCTCGCCGCCGGGTTCGTGGTGCGAGGTGTCGACGTCGACCCCGCTCGCCTGCGGCACGTCGCGCAGGAGCCGGTGCTGGAGTCGGCGGTTCGCGAGCGGCGGCTGACGCTCGCGGGGGACGCCGGGAACGTGGGTGCGCACGCCGACGTCGTCGTCGTGTGCGTGCCGACGCCGTGGGACCACGAGGTCCGGGCGCCCGACCTGCGAGCGGTCCTCTCCGCGGCGTCCGAGATCGCGAGGGGGCTGCAGCCCGGCACGCTCGTGGTCCTCGAGTCGACCACGTACCCGGGGACGACCGAAGGCGTCTTCGCGCGTGCCCTCGAGGAGGGCTCCGGCCTGCGCGCCGGGGTCGACTTCCACCTCGCCTACTCCCCCGAGCGCGTGGACCCGGGCAACGTCGACTTCGGCATCGCGAACACCCCCAAGGTGGTCGGGGGCGTGACGCCCGCGTGCACCCGGCAGGCCGTCGCGTTCT
The sequence above is a segment of the Cellulomonas fimi genome. Coding sequences within it:
- a CDS encoding ABC transporter ATP-binding protein, whose protein sequence is MAPRIAAARLLPGAGLPLLAGLTVLNLVLGLLPVAFVVATSVLVGRVPTAVADGVDSAAWDELVVGFALAALAFCSLQVLTPVQAALGVVLKRRVDERLRDRIMEGAFRSPGIGPMEDHATLEALSEATREIDSDDLTPGDACAGLLALIARYTALTGYAVVVTVVSSWWTGLAVVAATLVFRYGQRGGLRKYSTAWSEVVGFRRLSEYLREVAMGSAAAKELRVFGLAEWFADRYEDATRRMLAPVTARRRLIFLKPFLVFTSVGLVIAAGVLVHLGRASASGDLDLTSLALGVQSVVAALMLGVFYPEADVATQYGMQAMTALEEFEERVGATTEQAGPGAPVPAHVPSVALRFADVHFAYPGSVPVLDGLDLDIPAGLCTAVVGVNGAGKTTLVKLLTRLHEPDEGRITADGTDIGTFDVAAWRRQVSVIFQDFVRFELSAADNIALGAVHAPRDGTAVREAARRAGILDVLEQLPLGLDSPLSRAYPGGADLSGGQWQRVAIARSLYALQAGATVLVLDEPTSALDVRAEVAFFDQFVELTRGVTSILVSHRFSSVRRADHIVVLDAGRVVERGTHDELVAAGGEYARMFRLQADRFVDVDATAGGPTTSSTGGPA
- the moeB gene encoding molybdopterin-synthase adenylyltransferase MoeB encodes the protein MSAAGVGGSLPGPLVEPRHDLTADEVARYSRHLLLPEVGLDGQRRLAGAKVFVVGAGGLGAPVLTYLAAAGVGTIAVVDDDVVDHSNLHRQVLFGTDDVGRAKVDVTAERLRRINPHVRVLTHRTRVSPENALDLFRGYDLVIDGTDNFATRYLVNDACVILDLPYVWGSVFRFEGQVSIFWARYGPQYRDLYSEPPPPGLVPSCAEGGVLGALCAVVGATMATEAVKLVLGIGESLVGRLLTLDALSMRWRSFAIPVQEDTLRVRTLQEWPYEERCALPSAVPGGAAISVAELRDLVARGEVGRTVHVVDVREPFEHALGSVPGSVLVPSGRFAAAETRARLLEHERVVLYCKSGARSSTCLDLLRRDGHPDVRHLTGGFDAFDRARDVVGAAPGDVR
- a CDS encoding MoaD/ThiS family protein; protein product: MTATIVLPAVLAARAGGARTLHATGGTLREVLADAAQAQPAVVDVIQGHGELSRFVNVYVDAVDVRVTGGLDTPVTDGAEITVIPAVAGG
- a CDS encoding HAD family hydrolase — protein: MRYAAALVDVDGVLVDTDEAVVALWADVCEHFGSSRPGVEARRHVIGCSVEHTSRHLLPDVDPRVVAARVAESEPSLPVVAVPGGADLVRGLAGAGVPVALVTGASSRRLTRVVDELGLRDSVAATVTWGEAAGKPDPAPYLLAAARLAVPADSCVVVEDSTHGVRSAVAAGARCLGLARGGPDAARALRDAGADETYPHLHDIAAALGVAATATRRETTTRGTT
- a CDS encoding glycosyltransferase, which encodes MKQLDALQRRQVDGLDRACWPTSDRSAAVVSSVVLSADPLLQEAAVDYWDMSSALHREVVARARAAASAETRDALEALCRRPDDARAAGTLRHAVESLLDSGDPRWVAAADCALAADALGRLAAHVGDGHDADVEPVTVDDLVPEHTAASDRPVGAGRACIVVPFRDRTADRGRLRNLLACLRALDDQDVPRGDYRVVVVEADEEPRWAGVLEHAADDYVHVRSGGHFNKAWAVNVGVVQRGAGAELVCVLDADVLVDRGFVRRNVGRFRARGAQAHLPFRDALCLDAASSHRAARERVVLGRPGVPLDVLRGAVLRRPPGHCVWVRRGLFDRVGGFDERFEGWGGEDLDFVFRLDVVGSVDRYDDPLLHLYHERPLTQVDGRRFYAGRRLLSWSPQGPVGQLAGPATSSDDDLAGLIERVDETPEGS